A section of the Sedimentisphaera cyanobacteriorum genome encodes:
- a CDS encoding ATP-binding protein: protein MFYLPKLKITEIIIILISVLFFADGLRAQAENVLVIQSYSPEYPWTKQIQSGITEEVRKVCPEAHIYSEYLDAKRVSSEKYFSEFFEMLKTKYQNVSDVDLIISCDNAAFRLLKKNDETFYPATPLIACGINWNQTNLLENWNRPVRVFTEHPMVIETVEVVQKLFPKRKLAFVCEDNTISGRLSIELFENHRPEFPEGIEIEYFTNGTFKQICGKLRKKRDQYAILLMNYQRDDQGRYYDTKSLVQIISKLNMPVFVLNYTYMEGAVIGGYPTEPFQEGAIAGEFAGRVLNGKAALAGQSVVDKPHNRLHINLDNLQKFGKDCQPIKNLNPVISKKPLTAESLINIIGWYSLITVLLIVIIAILAINFTKRRKAEKKLHSANRYLDTLVRNVPGAIIRCDKDFRCIDYNEYAAELLGFSKKEKLKGRDFCDVTAAINLTDAFDSIKRAIDSDKEFREIFQFPGSSRYYDIRVTQLSSENSAQNEILCFIYDISREVKMRLEIEEKKQELERSNSDLEQFAYIASHDLQEPVRMVTCYLDLLESEMESSNQEIWKYIKYAKDGSERINSLIKDLLSYSRAGSNEYEFKAWNLSEVAEESKNSLKPRIDELEAKVKIEQLPMVRCDRTQMYRLFTNLLSNALKYHKKDTAPEVFVSSEMKDNYWQINVADNGLGISEEYRNKIFETFKRLNSRSEYEGTGIGLAICKKIVQKHSGNIWVEPNDRGGSTFCFTIPII, encoded by the coding sequence TTGTTTTACCTTCCCAAGCTGAAAATAACAGAAATAATCATAATCCTGATTTCTGTATTGTTTTTTGCCGACGGGCTTCGTGCTCAAGCAGAAAATGTTCTTGTGATTCAGTCCTATTCGCCTGAATACCCATGGACCAAACAAATCCAGAGCGGTATCACCGAAGAGGTCAGAAAAGTCTGTCCTGAGGCGCACATTTATTCTGAGTATCTGGATGCCAAGAGGGTTAGTTCGGAAAAATATTTTTCTGAATTCTTCGAAATGCTCAAAACAAAATATCAGAACGTAAGCGATGTTGACCTGATTATATCATGCGACAATGCCGCCTTCAGACTCCTGAAAAAGAACGATGAAACATTCTACCCTGCCACCCCGCTGATAGCCTGCGGAATAAACTGGAATCAAACCAATCTGCTGGAAAACTGGAACAGGCCGGTAAGGGTGTTTACAGAGCATCCGATGGTGATTGAAACCGTTGAAGTGGTTCAAAAGCTATTCCCAAAACGAAAGCTTGCCTTTGTATGCGAGGACAACACCATTTCCGGAAGGCTCTCTATAGAGCTTTTTGAAAATCACAGACCAGAATTTCCCGAAGGAATTGAAATAGAATACTTCACAAACGGAACTTTCAAGCAAATCTGCGGGAAGCTTAGAAAAAAAAGAGATCAGTACGCCATACTTCTTATGAACTATCAGAGAGATGATCAGGGCAGATACTACGACACAAAAAGTCTCGTGCAGATCATTTCAAAGCTGAATATGCCTGTATTCGTATTAAACTACACGTATATGGAAGGTGCAGTTATCGGCGGCTATCCCACAGAGCCTTTTCAAGAAGGAGCCATTGCGGGAGAATTTGCAGGAAGAGTGCTCAATGGGAAGGCCGCGCTGGCCGGGCAGTCAGTGGTTGACAAGCCGCACAACAGACTGCATATAAATCTTGACAACCTCCAGAAATTTGGGAAAGACTGCCAGCCAATAAAAAATCTCAACCCTGTTATTTCAAAGAAACCGCTTACTGCCGAGAGCCTGATAAATATTATAGGCTGGTATTCACTGATAACAGTGCTTCTTATTGTGATAATAGCAATCCTCGCAATAAACTTTACGAAAAGACGCAAAGCCGAAAAGAAACTGCACTCAGCAAACAGGTATCTTGATACGCTTGTAAGAAACGTTCCCGGTGCAATAATACGCTGCGACAAAGACTTCAGATGCATTGACTACAACGAATACGCAGCGGAACTTCTCGGCTTCAGCAAAAAAGAAAAGCTCAAAGGCAGAGACTTCTGCGATGTAACTGCGGCAATAAACTTAACCGACGCCTTCGATTCAATCAAAAGAGCAATCGATTCGGACAAGGAATTCCGTGAGATATTCCAATTCCCGGGAAGCAGCAGATACTACGATATCAGAGTAACTCAGCTCAGCAGCGAAAACAGCGCTCAAAATGAAATTTTATGCTTTATATACGACATCTCCCGGGAAGTTAAGATGCGTCTTGAAATCGAAGAGAAAAAACAGGAGCTCGAAAGATCCAACAGCGACCTCGAACAGTTTGCTTATATAGCTTCTCACGACCTTCAGGAGCCGGTGAGAATGGTTACCTGCTATTTAGACCTTCTCGAATCTGAGATGGAATCATCCAATCAGGAAATCTGGAAATACATAAAATATGCAAAGGATGGTTCTGAAAGGATAAATTCCCTTATAAAAGACCTTCTCAGCTATTCGCGTGCGGGGTCTAATGAATACGAATTCAAGGCTTGGAATCTCTCTGAGGTTGCAGAAGAATCTAAAAACAGCCTGAAACCGAGAATCGACGAGCTTGAGGCAAAAGTGAAAATTGAACAGCTGCCGATGGTCCGCTGCGACCGTACACAGATGTACAGGCTTTTCACTAATCTGCTCAGCAATGCCCTGAAATACCACAAAAAGGACACTGCACCTGAGGTGTTTGTAAGCTCAGAGATGAAAGACAACTACTGGCAGATTAATGTTGCAGATAACGGCTTAGGGATAAGCGAGGAGTACAGAAATAAAATATTCGAGACATTTAAGCGTCTCAACTCCCGGTCAGAATACGAAGGTACTGGCATCGGTCTGGCTATATGCAAGAAAATTGTTCAGAAACACAGCGGGAATATCTGGGTTGAACCCAACGACCGAGGCGGGTCAACATTCTGCTTTACCATACCAATAATTTAA
- a CDS encoding GAF domain-containing sensor histidine kinase: MPHLFWHKNLDFCLNFGDFPNNCFGVLGLSFEEDWLLVSAIAGIMLLAGYFTALFYFRSKINNKHRTYLEAVKKSDNIFILWRPVRNHLGIIEDFKVSDLNKFTSKLLTGEEDIAELPLGEHNELRELIFESLVETVENKREFKSSYRLENLNKFLRLCTFKTQDGAAVSIGSDQTEAFNAKREKLKDVKQIEFICELSQMLAAAGTENYREVIRSVLRKITEYAGFERGMLFLIDKSGDSFSAEYQWAVEKAEVELDDFSSIPAQSIPMFVEVLKEKGSIFISSLDDISEESGGERTFLKKKLAESSLFTGIFENEELTGFITLDSINYPPKFNQNLLRVLRVTGEVLNNTVKRISATFRQFSEENRFKKLFQNMPSGFALYRTEYNDGEFEDFYLIEANQQFENLCIKPAYRDSRIGVLCPEERDWIDNYRVAAEEGSKIFFEAFSETSDRYFEITAASPEEGFLATIVSDRTEKVRSKKELEMRIDFEKSLSDSLENIAKLNNDNIDYMLKDLFRSLCSYTGADRCTLEYRKSDELFSDIYSYEHVHGQLTLSSTNFVEMPESLTPKFEDNILNLQNVSLNDQEREYLNKFCETKPENSICFRSFVGSGVCSVFLSKNDSSDWGENCESMLKICSEPLVNALVRIYAENSIKENEEFFREIFEQAPAGILMLNFDREILSVNRNCLSILEVKNESEITGDFFEKYIAIPEDRLEDIRNHKATDFITKTQHSEEAAESSGQSEKTLKVRVTPQKNASESILKRAYIVIIDDITESIKDREKIEQANIELRQTNEDLKQFAYVTSHDLQEPVRTITCYLDLLDSELEEKDVNGEAKEYLKFARNGSLKIYSVINDLLQFSKAGFKDLNLEQANLKELAEEAAGDLKGLIDETEAEISIDDLPTLKCDRLQIYRVFMNLISNAVRFNKAGQKPKVEIYAESIDGIWRICVKDNGIGIEESMRKEIFTIFKRLHEKPEARGTGVGLAICKKIIDRHRGAIWVESELGKGSTFCFTFPS; the protein is encoded by the coding sequence ATGCCGCATTTGTTTTGGCATAAAAACTTAGACTTCTGCCTTAATTTTGGGGATTTTCCCAATAATTGTTTTGGCGTATTGGGACTGTCTTTCGAAGAAGACTGGCTCTTAGTTTCTGCAATTGCGGGGATTATGCTTCTTGCAGGTTATTTTACTGCTCTTTTTTACTTTAGGAGTAAAATAAACAACAAACACAGGACATATCTCGAAGCCGTAAAAAAAAGTGATAATATTTTTATACTCTGGCGTCCCGTCCGCAATCACCTTGGAATCATAGAAGATTTTAAAGTTTCAGATCTCAACAAGTTTACGAGCAAACTCCTTACCGGCGAAGAGGATATTGCCGAGCTGCCTCTGGGCGAGCATAATGAGCTGCGTGAGCTGATATTTGAGAGCTTAGTTGAGACAGTGGAAAACAAACGGGAATTCAAAAGCTCTTACAGACTTGAGAATCTCAATAAGTTCCTCAGGCTCTGCACTTTCAAAACACAAGACGGAGCAGCCGTGAGCATCGGTTCAGACCAGACCGAAGCCTTTAACGCAAAGCGTGAGAAACTTAAAGACGTAAAGCAGATCGAATTTATATGCGAGCTCTCGCAGATGCTTGCAGCTGCGGGCACAGAGAACTACAGGGAAGTTATCCGCAGCGTGCTCAGAAAAATAACTGAGTACGCCGGATTCGAACGGGGAATGCTTTTCCTTATTGACAAATCTGGAGACAGCTTCAGCGCTGAATACCAATGGGCGGTCGAAAAGGCGGAAGTTGAGCTTGATGACTTCAGCAGCATACCTGCACAAAGCATTCCGATGTTCGTAGAGGTTTTGAAAGAAAAAGGCTCTATCTTCATAAGTTCACTGGATGATATATCTGAAGAATCCGGAGGGGAAAGGACATTCCTCAAGAAAAAGCTCGCTGAATCATCGCTGTTTACAGGCATATTTGAAAATGAAGAACTTACCGGCTTTATAACTCTGGACAGCATAAATTATCCTCCGAAATTCAATCAAAATCTCCTTCGTGTTCTCAGAGTTACCGGTGAGGTGCTCAACAATACTGTAAAACGAATCAGCGCAACGTTCAGACAGTTTTCCGAGGAGAACCGTTTCAAGAAGCTCTTCCAGAATATGCCCTCCGGTTTTGCCCTTTACCGTACAGAATATAATGACGGGGAGTTTGAAGACTTTTACCTTATTGAAGCAAACCAGCAGTTTGAAAATCTCTGCATTAAACCGGCTTACAGGGACAGCAGGATAGGCGTGCTCTGCCCCGAGGAACGGGATTGGATTGATAATTACAGGGTAGCCGCTGAAGAGGGGTCAAAGATTTTTTTTGAGGCATTCTCTGAAACTTCAGACAGATATTTTGAGATAACAGCGGCAAGCCCAGAAGAAGGCTTCCTTGCAACTATTGTTTCAGACAGAACTGAAAAGGTTCGGTCTAAGAAAGAATTAGAGATGAGGATAGACTTCGAGAAATCGCTCTCCGATTCGCTTGAAAATATCGCAAAGCTCAATAACGACAACATTGACTATATGCTCAAAGACCTCTTCCGCTCTTTATGCTCCTACACCGGAGCTGACCGCTGCACGCTCGAATACAGAAAATCTGACGAGCTCTTTTCAGACATTTACAGCTATGAACACGTTCACGGCCAGCTCACCCTGAGCTCTACAAACTTCGTGGAGATGCCCGAAAGCCTTACACCAAAGTTTGAAGATAATATTCTCAATCTTCAAAACGTTTCATTAAACGATCAGGAAAGAGAATATCTGAATAAATTCTGCGAAACAAAACCCGAAAACTCAATCTGCTTCAGGAGCTTTGTGGGCTCGGGCGTTTGCAGCGTGTTTCTCAGCAAAAATGACAGCTCGGACTGGGGCGAAAACTGCGAAAGTATGCTGAAGATATGTTCCGAGCCTCTTGTTAATGCTTTAGTCCGGATATATGCAGAAAACAGCATCAAGGAAAATGAAGAATTTTTCCGTGAGATCTTCGAGCAGGCTCCTGCGGGTATCTTGATGCTAAACTTCGACAGGGAAATCCTCTCTGTAAACAGAAACTGCCTCTCGATTCTGGAGGTCAAAAACGAGTCAGAAATTACAGGAGATTTTTTTGAAAAATACATCGCCATACCTGAGGACAGACTCGAAGATATAAGAAATCATAAAGCAACCGATTTTATAACCAAAACACAACACTCGGAGGAAGCCGCAGAAAGCTCCGGGCAATCTGAAAAAACTCTTAAAGTAAGGGTAACTCCGCAAAAAAACGCCTCAGAAAGTATTTTAAAACGTGCGTATATCGTTATAATAGATGATATAACGGAATCTATTAAAGATCGGGAAAAGATTGAGCAGGCAAATATTGAACTTAGGCAGACCAATGAAGATTTGAAACAGTTTGCCTATGTAACCTCACACGACCTTCAGGAGCCTGTGAGAACAATCACCTGCTATCTTGACCTGCTTGATTCCGAACTGGAAGAAAAAGATGTAAACGGCGAGGCAAAAGAATACCTGAAATTTGCAAGAAACGGCAGCCTGAAGATATACAGCGTTATAAATGACCTTCTGCAGTTTTCAAAGGCGGGCTTCAAAGATCTCAATCTCGAACAGGCCAATCTCAAAGAGCTTGCTGAAGAGGCTGCTGGAGACCTTAAAGGCCTCATTGACGAAACTGAAGCAGAGATCAGCATTGATGATTTGCCGACGCTGAAATGCGACAGATTGCAGATATACAGGGTGTTTATGAACCTTATAAGCAATGCTGTACGTTTTAATAAAGCTGGTCAGAAGCCAAAAGTGGAAATTTATGCCGAATCTATTGACGGAATCTGGCGTATTTGCGTCAAGGATAACGGCATCGGCATAGAGGAAAGTATGCGTAAAGAGATCTTTACCATTTTCAAACGGCTGCACGAGAAACCCGAGGCTCGCGGAACGGGTGTTGGGCTGGCTATCTGCAAGAAAATTATTGATAGACATCGGGGCGCAATCTGGGTTGAATCTGAGTTAGGCAAGGGGTCAACGTTTTGTTTTACCTTCCCAAGCTGA
- the pflA gene encoding pyruvate formate-lyase-activating protein, producing MFTEGYIHSIQSMGTLDGPGTRCVVFFQGCSKRCIYCHNPDSWKINAGEKTKSTEIIKLVERYRPYYGEKGGITLSGGEPLLQPEFAAEIFQMCREKGIHTALDTAGAKPEEKTKKVLQLTDLVLLDIKHSSKEKFRQITGEGPEEMFEFLDYVTNAGIEMWVRQVIVPEINDSNEDMHQLAELLKGRANLKKVELLPYHSMGREKWGKLGLDYPLENTKPLEKSEIKGLIEFLRSRNLPAC from the coding sequence ATGTTTACTGAAGGTTATATACATTCTATACAGTCTATGGGAACTCTCGACGGCCCGGGAACAAGATGCGTGGTGTTTTTTCAGGGCTGCAGCAAACGCTGCATTTACTGCCACAACCCCGATTCTTGGAAAATAAATGCCGGAGAGAAGACCAAAAGCACCGAGATAATCAAGCTCGTCGAGAGATACCGCCCATACTACGGCGAAAAAGGGGGGATCACCCTTTCCGGCGGTGAACCTCTGCTTCAGCCGGAATTTGCCGCTGAGATCTTCCAGATGTGCCGAGAAAAAGGCATTCATACAGCTTTGGACACCGCAGGTGCGAAACCGGAGGAGAAAACAAAAAAAGTGCTTCAGCTTACCGATCTTGTTCTTCTGGATATAAAACACTCCAGCAAAGAAAAATTCAGACAGATAACTGGCGAAGGGCCTGAAGAGATGTTTGAATTTCTCGATTACGTAACAAACGCAGGAATAGAGATGTGGGTAAGGCAGGTTATAGTCCCTGAAATTAACGATTCGAACGAAGATATGCATCAGCTTGCAGAACTGCTTAAGGGCAGGGCTAATCTCAAAAAGGTGGAATTGCTGCCTTATCACAGTATGGGCAGAGAAAAATGGGGGAAATTAGGCTTAGACTACCCTCTTGAAAACACAAAACCGCTTGAAAAATCTGAGATTAAAGGTTTAATTGAATTTTTGCGCAGTCGAAACCTGCCGGCCTGCTGA
- a CDS encoding phosphate ABC transporter substrate-binding protein yields MKNTALLAALLLSAAVLPAKTLHIDGSTTVGPIGDSFAEFFQNVLHPEMEITVKKTGSGDGAASLSENRCDIAMTSRFLKEKEFKKAISNEVYPVAHVIAMDGVCLVVHPSNPVSKLNSDKIRDIYSGKITNWSELGGPNREIIAISRDTSSGTYETFHGMVMEGEKMASTVEYVNSNPQAHARVKTTPGAVGYVGLGFVDKYVRAIDVDGIEPTRRTIAKGIYPISRALFFFTNKYPQPGSLVHEFCTFYLTEDGQEIIESKGFVPVTDY; encoded by the coding sequence ATGAAAAATACAGCATTACTCGCTGCACTGCTGTTATCTGCTGCAGTTTTGCCGGCCAAAACTCTCCATATCGACGGTTCAACTACAGTAGGCCCGATTGGAGATTCATTTGCAGAATTTTTCCAGAACGTCCTCCATCCAGAGATGGAAATTACTGTTAAAAAGACCGGCTCTGGAGATGGAGCGGCCTCGCTTTCAGAAAATCGCTGCGATATAGCAATGACAAGCCGTTTTTTGAAGGAAAAAGAGTTCAAGAAGGCTATATCTAACGAAGTTTACCCGGTGGCTCACGTTATAGCAATGGATGGGGTTTGTTTGGTAGTGCATCCTTCCAATCCAGTAAGCAAGCTCAACAGCGATAAGATAAGGGATATCTATTCGGGCAAAATAACAAACTGGAGCGAACTTGGAGGCCCGAACAGAGAGATAATCGCTATCAGCCGCGACACATCTTCGGGCACCTACGAAACCTTCCACGGTATGGTAATGGAAGGGGAAAAAATGGCATCTACGGTAGAATACGTGAATTCCAACCCCCAGGCCCACGCAAGAGTTAAAACCACTCCCGGGGCTGTAGGATATGTAGGTTTGGGATTTGTTGACAAGTACGTTCGGGCTATTGATGTTGACGGCATAGAGCCCACAAGAAGGACAATCGCCAAGGGGATTTACCCAATCAGCCGGGCGCTTTTCTTCTTTACAAACAAGTATCCCCAGCCGGGGAGCCTTGTTCATGAATTCTGCACATTCTACCTGACAGAAGACGGACAGGAAATTATCGAATCCAAAGGCTTTGTACCTGTTACAGATTACTAA
- the rlmN gene encoding 23S rRNA (adenine(2503)-C(2))-methyltransferase RlmN: MKKDLKSYTLPHLRELIVEQNGKKFHADYIFNFVHEKHHCKLEDITPVPAKLRNKLLDEGFFISSLEILKKQKDPDGTEKFLFSARDGSKFESVVLDDNGRKTVCISSQAGCRMGCDFCATAGIGFKRNLSSGEIAEQVYAAKRIAEKISNVVFMGMGEPFDNYENAVNAAFILNESKGLGLGARHITLSTCGLISKIEDFSQLDKQFRLAVSIHAGCDETRNKLMPINQTNPLDKLFETIENYCRKTGRRVTLEYCLIDGLNDSREEAVKFLKSAQRLKCNVNLIEFNPAGNLGFAPPKTKKTNAFADILREKGIETHIRYRRGRNIKAACGELGAELEKNK; this comes from the coding sequence ATGAAAAAAGATCTTAAATCATACACCCTGCCCCATCTGCGTGAGCTTATTGTCGAACAAAACGGCAAAAAATTTCACGCGGACTATATATTCAATTTTGTGCACGAGAAACATCATTGTAAGCTTGAGGATATCACTCCTGTGCCGGCGAAGCTTAGAAATAAGCTTTTAGATGAGGGCTTTTTCATAAGTTCTTTGGAAATCCTCAAAAAACAGAAAGACCCGGACGGCACTGAAAAATTTCTTTTTTCCGCCCGAGACGGGAGCAAATTTGAATCAGTCGTGCTGGACGATAACGGCAGAAAAACAGTGTGCATATCCTCGCAGGCCGGCTGCCGAATGGGCTGCGATTTCTGCGCTACAGCAGGTATAGGCTTCAAGAGAAACCTTTCCTCCGGCGAAATAGCTGAGCAGGTTTACGCAGCAAAGCGAATCGCTGAGAAAATCAGCAATGTGGTGTTTATGGGTATGGGCGAGCCGTTCGATAATTACGAAAATGCGGTAAATGCCGCCTTTATACTCAACGAAAGCAAAGGGCTCGGCCTTGGGGCAAGACATATAACTTTAAGCACGTGCGGACTCATCAGCAAGATTGAAGATTTTTCTCAATTAGACAAACAGTTCAGGCTTGCTGTAAGCATACACGCAGGCTGCGATGAAACCAGAAACAAGCTTATGCCTATAAACCAAACCAATCCGCTTGATAAACTGTTTGAAACGATTGAGAACTACTGCCGGAAGACAGGGCGAAGGGTAACGCTTGAATACTGCCTTATCGACGGGCTCAATGACAGCAGAGAAGAAGCTGTTAAGTTTTTAAAATCAGCTCAGCGCCTTAAATGCAACGTTAATCTCATAGAATTCAATCCCGCTGGGAACTTGGGATTTGCTCCACCTAAAACGAAAAAGACCAACGCATTTGCAGATATCCTTCGAGAAAAAGGGATTGAAACCCACATTCGATATCGCAGAGGAAGAAATATCAAGGCCGCCTGCGGGGAGCTCGGAGCTGAATTGGAAAAAAATAAATAA
- a CDS encoding TlpA family protein disulfide reductase, with protein MDENQNLDNQNNETQQSEQGQGSENQSRVHKFWPLALIVIIAGVAILIQKTPCCGIAGQNGQSGDGAEGIKQAQVSSSLTGIIPESRLAMKSFYGAEASEMSVENLQGEKVELAEMKDKDVMVVFWATWCPPCREEIPELKKLRNKYSSDELEIIAISFENQNKVKEFAEEKGINYTVAASSQSELPSPFKDIRAYPTIMFIDKQGKFKAVVEGGIGLETMEKIISL; from the coding sequence ATGGATGAAAACCAAAACTTAGACAATCAAAACAACGAAACTCAGCAAAGTGAGCAGGGTCAGGGTTCAGAAAACCAAAGCCGAGTTCACAAATTCTGGCCTCTTGCCTTGATTGTTATCATTGCAGGTGTTGCAATATTGATCCAGAAAACGCCCTGCTGCGGCATAGCAGGCCAAAACGGACAGTCAGGCGACGGAGCCGAGGGGATCAAACAGGCACAGGTAAGCAGTTCGCTGACAGGGATAATTCCCGAAAGCAGGCTGGCTATGAAGAGTTTTTACGGGGCTGAGGCTTCAGAGATGTCGGTCGAAAACCTTCAAGGGGAGAAAGTGGAGCTGGCAGAGATGAAGGATAAAGATGTAATGGTTGTGTTCTGGGCAACTTGGTGTCCGCCTTGCAGGGAGGAAATCCCTGAGCTGAAAAAGCTTAGAAACAAGTACAGCTCTGATGAGCTTGAAATCATCGCAATAAGCTTTGAAAACCAGAATAAAGTAAAAGAATTTGCTGAAGAGAAAGGCATTAACTATACGGTTGCAGCAAGCTCTCAGAGTGAGCTTCCATCTCCTTTCAAAGATATAAGGGCGTATCCAACAATTATGTTTATAGATAAGCAAGGCAAGTTTAAGGCTGTAGTTGAAGGCGGAATAGGCCTTGAAACTATGGAAAAAATTATTTCGCTGTAA
- a CDS encoding AraC family transcriptional regulator: protein MKDYDVNEKRILLLFKTHQQKDKMLLLGLGRAARIFGNWFFLGRQDLSSICYDGIDWNKLRIDILKHRVDAVISRNPLHNRLLQYINLPIILFGGEDKNRPEIPAVVSNTELTGKMAAEHFLARGFRNFAYSGCEAESFSEQRGESFLRQIRKTSYDLFIYDYPSSCDHSWDARFEHLRKWVVSVPKPAAFYACNDCRAKQILSICRKNGIDVPTQVSVLGTGNDMTLCSLACPQLSSIQLDLTKAGLKMAVLLDRLLRGEPMKGQRIYHSPLRVITRESTNIINVEDDVVAKALQYIHSNISRSIQVTDVASFAGVSRWTLSNRFRSNMGCSVNQQIGKSRVELIKNMIEDGYPISDIAKLVGFTSEAHISRLFKRETGFTPREYKKSVEEHLLPDRALLRVFLF, encoded by the coding sequence ATGAAGGATTATGATGTAAATGAAAAAAGAATCCTCCTGTTATTCAAGACCCACCAGCAAAAAGATAAAATGCTGCTGCTTGGGCTTGGCAGAGCTGCAAGGATTTTTGGAAACTGGTTCTTTTTAGGCAGACAGGATCTTTCGAGCATTTGTTATGATGGTATAGACTGGAACAAACTAAGAATTGATATCCTCAAGCACAGAGTTGATGCTGTGATATCCAGAAATCCGCTCCATAACAGATTACTTCAATATATTAATCTGCCTATTATTCTTTTTGGCGGAGAAGACAAAAACCGGCCTGAAATACCGGCAGTTGTTTCGAATACTGAACTCACCGGCAAGATGGCCGCAGAGCATTTTCTTGCAAGGGGCTTCAGGAATTTCGCCTATAGCGGCTGCGAAGCAGAATCTTTTTCTGAACAAAGGGGCGAAAGCTTTTTGAGGCAAATACGCAAGACAAGTTATGACCTTTTTATATATGATTATCCCTCAAGCTGCGATCACAGCTGGGATGCGAGATTCGAACATCTGCGAAAATGGGTTGTCTCTGTTCCTAAACCTGCAGCCTTTTATGCCTGTAACGACTGCCGGGCAAAGCAGATTCTCTCGATATGCAGAAAAAACGGCATAGACGTGCCCACTCAGGTTTCGGTTCTCGGGACAGGCAATGATATGACTCTATGCTCGCTTGCCTGCCCGCAGCTCTCAAGCATTCAGCTTGATCTCACTAAAGCAGGGCTGAAAATGGCAGTTCTTCTCGACAGACTCCTCAGAGGCGAGCCTATGAAAGGCCAGCGGATATACCATTCTCCGCTAAGGGTTATCACGAGAGAATCCACTAATATAATAAACGTGGAGGATGATGTTGTAGCCAAGGCATTACAGTATATTCACTCCAACATCTCAAGGAGCATACAGGTTACAGATGTAGCGAGTTTTGCTGGGGTTTCCCGCTGGACGCTTTCCAACAGGTTCAGAAGTAATATGGGCTGTTCTGTTAATCAGCAGATCGGCAAGTCGAGGGTTGAGCTTATCAAAAATATGATAGAAGACGGCTATCCCATCTCCGATATTGCAAAGCTCGTTGGCTTCACCAGCGAAGCCCATATATCACGTCTTTTCAAGCGTGAAACAGGATTCACTCCTCGGGAGTATAAAAAGAGCGTAGAAGAGCATCTCCTGCCGGACAGGGCTTTATTGCGAGTATTTTTGTTTTAA